A segment of the bacterium genome:
GCCGTGCGGGGCGGAGCCGCGGAACGCTGCGCGAGCCCCGTCCATGCGGCCGGCCTCGGCGTCGACGGGTGGCAGCAGACTATCTGTGATCCTCTGCTCCCAGAACGCTGTATGTTGCCATTCCCCAACGACTTCTTCGCGGCGAAGGACCCGCCCGCCGGCGCCCCGGAGGGCGGATCGCGGCGACGGTCGCAGCCCGCCCGAAGAAGGTCGCCGGCACCCCGATCGGCGCCGTCGCGCCGAGCCGCGACGACGGCTTCGGCCCCGGGGGCGGCCCTCCTGCCGTGGATGCCCGGCGTCGACCTCGTCCTCGGCGCGCGCCGGGCGCTCAGCGCTTGAATCTGATGAGGAGGCCGAGGAGCTGCCGCGTCCGTGCCGAGTAGGGCGGGTAGAACATATGCAGCAGCGAGAGGCGCGGGTTCTTGAAGACGGGGCGCAGCTTCGAGAACTCGAGGAAGCCCTCGTGTGCGTGGTAGTGGCCCATGCCGCTGGCGCCGATGCCGCCGAACGGCATGTCGTGCTGGGCCACGTGCAGCATGCAGTTGTTCACCGTGACGCCGCCCGAGATGGTCGAGTAGACGAGCCGGTCCTGCACGGCCTGGTCGTTCGTGAAGACGTAGAAGCCGAGCGGGCGGTCACGGCCGTTCACGTAGGCGATGACCTCGTCGAGGCTCTGGTAGGTCTTCACCGGGAGGAGCGGCCCGAAGATCTCCTCCTGCATGATGGTCATCTCGTCGCTGACGCCGAGGACCATGTGCGGCGGGATCTTCCGCAGCTGGTCGTTGAACGTCATGCCGGGCACCAGCGAGACGACCTCGGCGCCCTTCGCGGCCGCGTCGTCGAGCGTCGCGCGCAGGCGGCGGTACGACTTCTCGTCGATGACCGACGTGTAGCTCTGCTGGTTCGTGTCCGGATAGCGCTGCGGCACGATGCGCTTCGCGGCGGCGACGAAGGCGTCGCGCTTGCTCTCGGGCACGAAGAGGTAGTCGGGCGCGAGGCAGGTCTGCCCGGCGTTCAGGTACTTCGCGTAGAGGATGCGCGACGCGGCCTCCTCCACGTCGAAGTCGTCGCAGACGATCGTCGGCGACTTGCCGCCCAGCTCGAGCGTCACCGGGGTGAGCGTCTCCGCCGCCGAGCGCATGACCGTGCGGCCGGCGTCGGCCGAGCCGGTGAAGATGATGTGGTCGTAGGGCAGGGTGGAGAAGTCCTGCGCGCGCACGCCGGGCAGGATCGCGAGCGTCTCCTCGGGGAAGACGGCGCGCACCCTGTCGGCGAGCAGGCGGCAGAGGTGCTGCGAGTTGCTCGCCATCTTCACCATCGCGCGGTTGCCCGCGGCGAGGATGCTGGTGAGGGGCCCGATGGTGAGGAAGAGCGGGTAGTTCCAGGGGGAGACGACGCCGACGACGCCCTTCGGCATCGGGATGACCGTGTTCGACCCGGTCGCAAAGAGGACGGAGACGTGGCGGCGCTGGGGGCGCATCCACTTCTTCAGCTTCTTGCGCGTGTCGCGGATGCCGTCGACGCTGGTGAACAGCTCGGCCATCAGCGACTCCTCGACCGAGCGGTGCCCGAAGTCGGCGTTGATGGCCTCGGCGATCGCGGTCGCGTTGTCGACGAGTATGCGCTCGAGCTTGCGCAGGTTCTCGTCGCGCTCCTCGCGCGAGGGATACGGATGCTTCAGGTACGCCTGCCGTTGGAGGGCGAAGACCCGCTGGGCCTCGTTCTCGGCG
Coding sequences within it:
- a CDS encoding coniferyl aldehyde dehydrogenase; the protein is MAQTAQLRRIDVAENEAQRVFALQRQAYLKHPYPSREERDENLRKLERILVDNATAIAEAINADFGHRSVEESLMAELFTSVDGIRDTRKKLKKWMRPQRRHVSVLFATGSNTVIPMPKGVVGVVSPWNYPLFLTIGPLTSILAAGNRAMVKMASNSQHLCRLLADRVRAVFPEETLAILPGVRAQDFSTLPYDHIIFTGSADAGRTVMRSAAETLTPVTLELGGKSPTIVCDDFDVEEAASRILYAKYLNAGQTCLAPDYLFVPESKRDAFVAAAKRIVPQRYPDTNQQSYTSVIDEKSYRRLRATLDDAAAKGAEVVSLVPGMTFNDQLRKIPPHMVLGVSDEMTIMQEEIFGPLLPVKTYQSLDEVIAYVNGRDRPLGFYVFTNDQAVQDRLVYSTISGGVTVNNCMLHVAQHDMPFGGIGASGMGHYHAHEGFLEFSKLRPVFKNPRLSLLHMFYPPYSARTRQLLGLLIRFKR